From a single Oncorhynchus tshawytscha isolate Ot180627B linkage group LG29, Otsh_v2.0, whole genome shotgun sequence genomic region:
- the si:ch73-174h16.4 gene encoding leucine-rich repeat-containing protein 14 translates to MVLPLVNLCAKEVVSDHSSSPGWLGCVPRELYRPLLEAAFTNCRPLAVGELVQRWPERTLRAGGRRQGQSPPNRLCVQALLLAVVRGLSDKRCALQVLDLCGLQCEEGGVGDPMGGWSLTVALSTMVVQARAAAQKALGREGERERKRVLAMERERDVVKRERGGGLEEGEGGGLLVESVRKEKEETSGCLREDQQVKGVRRRMEMERRKESAAVAGGKGEADSEVDSEVVVCVRADLFVNARSWERVRAALGTTGPLKLQCRYVRVEELSVSSIGSLLDLLPRHVLLGVDIRYSCLGVAGLALLLPQLSMFPMLSSLRLHYCNLDIRRDMAGQEGAMKDMSQGLGKLSQLRRLSLTALRLPGHLRMLLSSFPQPLEVLELPYLSLTPADLSYLSCSPHASSLQQLDLSENRLDELALPSMRRLLSQASSCLMQLSLSGCGLTDGMLAAMLPSLSCCRGLKSLGLALNPLSLAGLLDLVRTAVRMPSLRQLLYPNPLEDYQPGLPPMPSSAQLLDWPLDELVEVHEATSLQLDRVVMESGRSDLLLTCDLLNYNKDLVEQ, encoded by the exons ATGGTGCTTCCCTTGGTGAATCTTTGTGCCAAAGAGGTTGTGAGTGATCACAGTTCCTCTCCGGGTTGGCTTGGCTGTGTACCCAGGGAACTGTACAGACCGCTTCTGGAGGCTGCCTTCACCAACTGCCGCCCGCTGGCTGTCGGGGAATTGGTGCAGCGATGGCCCGAGCGGACTCTGCGGGCTGGCGGCCGGAGGCAGGGGCAGAGTCCTCCAAATCGACTCTGTGTCCAGGCTCTTTTGCTCGCGGTGGTCAGAGGGTTGTCGGACAAAAG GTGTGCTCTCCAGGTGCTGGACCTATGTGGGCTGCAgtgtgaggagggaggagtgggagacccAATGGGTGGTTGGTCACTGACCGTGGCCCTCAGCACCATGGTTGTACAGGCCAGGGCTGCAGCTCAGAAGGCCctcgggagagagggggaacgggAAAGGAAGAGAGTGCTGGccatggaaagggagagagacgtggtcaaacgagaaagaggaggagggttagaggaaggagagggaggcgggctGCTGGTGGAGTCtgtgagaaaagagaaagaggagacatCGGGGTGTCTGCGGGAGGACCAGCAGGtgaagggggtgaggaggaggatggagatggagaggagaaaggagagtgcAGCAGTGGCAGGTGGTAAGGGGGAGGCAGACTCTGAGGTAGACAgcgaggtggtggtgtgtgtgagggCTGACCTCTTTGTGAATGCCCGCTCCTGGGAGCGTGTGCGCGCAGCCCTGGGTACGACAGGCCCCCTCAAGTTACAGTGCAGGTATGTCCGTGTGGAGGAGCTCTCTGTCTCCAGCATCGGATCTCTGCTAGACCTCCTACCCCGTCATGTCCTCCTGGGAGTGGACATCCGCTACAGCTGCCTGGGGGTGGCCGGCCtggctctcctcctccctcagctcTCCATGTTCCCCATGCTGAGCTCCTTGCGCCTGCACTATTGCAACCTGGACATCCGCAGAGACATGGCTGGCCAGGAGGGGGCAATGAAGGACATGTCCCAGGGGTTGGGGAAGCTCAGTCAGCTGCGCCGCCTCAGCCTCACTGCCCTCCGGCTGCCTGGACACCTCCGCATGCTGCTCAG CTCTTTCCCTCAGCCGCTGGAGGTGCTGGAGCTTCCCTACCTGAGCCTAACCCCCGCCGACCTCTCCTATCTATCCTGCAGCCCGCATGCCTCCTCGCTGCAGCAATTGGACCTGAGTGAGAACAGGCTGGATGAGTTGGCCTTGCCCTCGATGCGTCGCCTCCTCTCCCAGGCATCCAGCTGCCTCATGCAACTTTCCCTGAGCGGCTGTGGCCTCACCGACGGCATGTTGGCGGCAATGCTCCCGTCGCTCAGCTGCTGCCGAGGCCTGAAGAGCCTGGGCCTCGCCTTGAACCCGCTCTCCCTGGCTGGGCTCCTGGACCTGGTGAGGACGGCGGTCAGGATGCCCTCCCTCCGACAGCTTCTGTACCCCAATCCCCTGGAGGACTACCAGCCTGGGCTGCCCCCCATGCCCTCCAGTGCCCAGCTGCTGGACTGGCCCTTGGATGAGCTGGTGGAGGTCCACGAGGCCACCAGTCTCCAACTGGACAGGGTGGTGATGGAGAGTGGCCGCTCGGACCTGTTACTGACCTGCGACCTTCTCAACTACAATAAAGACTTGGTGGAGCAGTGA